From Variimorphobacter saccharofermentans, one genomic window encodes:
- the hflX gene encoding GTPase HflX translates to MAEMYEMKEQEERFVLVGVAVSDNDDTEQSLEELEELATTAGAITVGKIIQNRESIHPGTYIGKGKIDEVKALAIESDATGVVCDDELSPAQLKNLEDALQMKVLDRTILILDIFANRASTKEGKIQVELAQLRYRSTRLIGLRNSLSRLGGGIGTRGPGEKKLEVDRRLIKDRISQLKRELDEVKQNRETTRGLRSKNHVPVIAIVGYTNAGKSTLLNYLTGAGVLSEDKLFATLDPTTRSLQLQNGQQVLFTDTVGFIRKLPHHLIEAFRSTLEEAKYSDIILHVVDSSNPDADRQMHIVYETLNKLGIQDKTIITAFNKQDQVEPDQVFKDFKADYTIKISAKTGQDIDKLLVLIEKILNERKILIEKVFSYQEAGKIQTIRKYGQLLEEEYQQEGIYIKAYVPKEIFQVM, encoded by the coding sequence ATGGCGGAAATGTATGAGATGAAAGAACAGGAGGAGCGATTTGTCCTGGTGGGAGTTGCTGTGAGTGATAATGATGATACAGAGCAGTCACTGGAGGAACTGGAAGAATTGGCAACTACGGCAGGAGCAATTACGGTAGGAAAGATCATTCAAAATCGGGAGAGTATTCATCCCGGAACTTATATCGGTAAGGGTAAAATTGATGAAGTAAAGGCTTTAGCAATAGAGTCAGATGCTACCGGTGTTGTTTGTGATGATGAGCTATCTCCTGCACAGCTGAAAAACCTGGAGGATGCTCTTCAAATGAAGGTACTGGATCGTACCATACTGATTCTGGATATTTTCGCTAATAGAGCGTCAACCAAGGAAGGCAAGATACAAGTAGAATTAGCACAGCTTCGTTATCGATCCACACGATTGATCGGTCTGCGTAATTCCTTATCCAGGCTAGGTGGTGGAATAGGAACCAGGGGACCTGGTGAAAAGAAGCTGGAAGTTGACCGAAGATTAATAAAGGATCGGATATCCCAACTGAAACGGGAGCTGGATGAAGTAAAGCAGAATAGAGAAACTACGAGGGGGTTACGCAGTAAGAATCATGTACCGGTAATTGCAATCGTAGGCTATACCAATGCCGGAAAGTCAACACTATTAAATTATCTTACCGGTGCTGGGGTTCTATCTGAGGATAAGCTGTTTGCAACATTGGATCCTACAACCCGCAGTCTGCAATTGCAGAATGGGCAGCAGGTGTTATTTACGGATACCGTAGGCTTTATCCGGAAATTACCCCATCATTTAATAGAAGCCTTTCGTAGTACCTTGGAGGAGGCAAAATATTCGGATATTATTCTGCATGTGGTAGACAGTTCTAACCCGGATGCGGATAGACAGATGCATATTGTGTATGAGACCCTGAATAAATTAGGTATACAGGATAAGACAATTATTACGGCATTTAACAAGCAGGATCAGGTAGAACCGGATCAGGTATTTAAGGATTTTAAAGCAGACTATACGATAAAAATCTCTGCGAAAACCGGACAGGACATAGATAAACTTCTGGTGTTAATTGAAAAGATATTGAATGAACGTAAGATATTAATTGAAAAGGTGTTTTCCTACCAGGAAGCTGGAAAGATTCAGACCATACGAAAATATGGTCAGCTCCTTGAGGAAGAGTATCAACAGGAAGGTATTTATATTAAAGCCTATGTGCCCAAAGAGATATTTCAGGTTATGTAG
- a CDS encoding tetratricopeptide repeat protein, giving the protein MKKKLLTVGLLVGIILSVTACSSAGKHYKAGREYFQEGKYEEAKASFEAAITENSNRADYYIDYGLTLIALGMYEEALEQFDQVYMDKDIMVVKENNKRVLRGRGIAYYELKQYDKAIEQFEGALDINELSEMNLDILYYMGNSLMIGGDYDKAVDTYTTILSIDKNNVTAYNSRAYCYRNLGDYEKSIADYDAAISINAAEFDSYLGKYHMLMETGKESEAEQVLALAAKIEAKTDEDRYNLAKICFFQKNYDKAQTMLNESISKGFLEAYYYIGEINRIQKDYPKAIYNYEAYIKEGKPTNPGVYNQIASCLIKSGDYNKAIEYLETGIAYQHDGYMQTLKKNEIIAYESLGDFDTAMEKMTAYLKSYPKDSEAVREAEFIKTRIMQPEEVESEE; this is encoded by the coding sequence ATGAAGAAGAAGCTATTAACAGTCGGGTTATTGGTCGGTATCATACTTTCCGTTACCGCTTGCAGCTCAGCCGGAAAGCACTACAAGGCTGGTAGAGAATATTTTCAAGAAGGAAAATATGAAGAGGCAAAAGCAAGTTTTGAAGCGGCGATTACAGAGAATTCAAATCGGGCAGATTATTACATAGATTATGGGCTTACCTTGATTGCACTGGGAATGTATGAGGAAGCTCTGGAGCAATTCGACCAGGTATATATGGATAAGGACATAATGGTTGTTAAGGAAAACAACAAGCGCGTATTGCGTGGCAGAGGGATTGCTTATTATGAATTGAAGCAATATGATAAAGCAATTGAGCAATTTGAAGGCGCATTAGATATTAACGAATTATCAGAGATGAACCTGGATATATTGTACTATATGGGTAATTCTTTAATGATTGGCGGAGATTATGATAAGGCGGTTGATACCTACACAACTATTTTATCCATTGATAAAAATAATGTGACTGCATATAACAGTCGTGCATATTGCTATCGTAATTTAGGCGATTATGAGAAGAGCATTGCGGATTATGATGCGGCAATCAGTATCAATGCAGCAGAGTTTGATTCCTATCTTGGAAAATATCATATGTTGATGGAAACAGGGAAAGAGAGCGAGGCAGAACAGGTGCTGGCTCTTGCGGCGAAAATTGAAGCAAAGACGGATGAAGACCGATACAACCTGGCTAAGATATGCTTCTTCCAGAAGAATTATGATAAGGCTCAGACCATGCTGAACGAGAGTATATCAAAGGGTTTCCTGGAGGCTTATTATTATATAGGAGAAATCAATCGGATACAAAAGGATTATCCAAAGGCAATCTACAATTACGAAGCCTATATTAAAGAAGGAAAGCCTACGAATCCGGGTGTATATAATCAAATCGCATCCTGCCTCATCAAATCTGGCGACTATAATAAAGCTATTGAATATCTTGAAACAGGGATTGCATATCAACATGACGGGTATATGCAGACACTGAAAAAGAACGAGATTATTGCTTATGAAAGTCTGGGAGACTTTGACACCGCTATGGAGAAGATGACGGCATACCTGAAAAGCTATCCCAAGGATTCTGAAGCGGTAAGAGAAGCAGAATTTATTAAAACAAGAATTATGCAGCCGGAGGAAGTGGAGAGCGAGGAATAA